The window CTTCGAGAACTTCGCGATGAGTTCGACCGGGGCCATGATGAGCAGCGTGACCGGCTTCAGCGGCCCGGGCAAGCCGGGCGGGAGGAAGAAGACGGTCTTCGCGTAGCCCAGCGGGCCGAGGGCGATGAACCCCGCCGTCTCGATCACGACAAGCGCGATGATCGCGAGGGCGGCCGTGACCATGATGTTCCCCGTCGCCGTCGCGCCGAAGGGGATGAGGCCGAGCAGGTTCGCATAGAGGATGAAGAAGAAGAAGGTGATGACGAGGGGGACGAACCTCTCTCCGCCGCGGCCGATGTTGGCCATCACGACATCATCTCTCAGGTAGAGATAGAAAGCCTCGATCCCGTTGAGGAGCCCTCCGGGCGCCTTCTCGCCCTCCTCGAGCCGCTCCGTCGAGCGCGCGGCAAGGAACATCGTCACGATCGTGAGGACGGTCGCGAACATCAGGAACAGCACATGCTTCGTGATCGAGAGGTCGATCGGGTGACCCGCGATCTCGAACGGCAACGGAGGAAACTCCGGGAGATGGATCTCGCCGAACGGCTTGAACTCCCAGATGTTCGAGTCCACGACGTGGTGCATCATGACCTCGGTGCCCCACTCCTCGGCGTGCTCGCCCGCCGCGGCGGCTTCGCCGTGGTGTTCCTGGGCGGACGCAGCCACGGGAGCGGCGTGCTCCTGGAGCCAGCCGCCGAGATTTCGGAAGGGGGCCATCGATCTATCGAGCACCGGGTTCATCCGGTTGTGCGTTCCGTGTCGAGTTGGTCTTCTTGCTCTTCGTGCGCGCGAGCGCGAGCCACAAGGCTTCCGTCCACAACAGCACCAGCATGGCGAGTCCGTACGCGATGGGCAGGTCGGGCGTCGCCGACCCCGTCCATGCGAGTCCGCCCGTCACGACCAGCCCTCCCATGCGGAGGCCGATCCCGGTCATCCAGGGCCGGGTCGCCCGCCGTCCCTCCAGGAGCGCCCGGTTCAGAGGCCAGACCGCCACCACCTGAATCAGCCAGGCCGTCGCGATCCCCCACGTGCGCTCGCCGTCCTGCAGCCACGCGGCCGCCACCGCCGCGAGCCCCAACGTGGCCAGCGCATAGGTCGGCGTACGCCGCGTCC is drawn from Candidatus Palauibacter polyketidifaciens and contains these coding sequences:
- the atpB gene encoding F0F1 ATP synthase subunit A, coding for MLDRSMAPFRNLGGWLQEHAAPVAASAQEHHGEAAAAGEHAEEWGTEVMMHHVVDSNIWEFKPFGEIHLPEFPPLPFEIAGHPIDLSITKHVLFLMFATVLTIVTMFLAARSTERLEEGEKAPGGLLNGIEAFYLYLRDDVVMANIGRGGERFVPLVITFFFFILYANLLGLIPFGATATGNIMVTAALAIIALVVIETAGFIALGPLGYAKTVFFLPPGLPGPLKPVTLLIMAPVELIAKFSKIMALAIRLFANMTAGHFVILAFMGLILTYGSMVGQGIFGTTVGAATILGSMGLALFVMMLEIFIALLQAYIFAMLVSVFIGLIRHAH